DNA from Bacteroidales bacterium:
CAATGAGAAAATTATTTACATTTTTTGCAGTCCTATTAACTGCAAGTGTGTTTGCTCAATCACCCGACAAAATGAGCTATCAGGCAGTAATCCGTGACAGTAACCTTGAGTTAATAACAAACACGGCAATCGGGATGCAAATAAGTATTCTGCAAGGCTCGGCAAGTGGAACAGCGGTGTATGTTGAAACTCAAACACCAACCACCAATGCCAATGGTTTGGCAAGCATAGAAATAGGAGCTGGAACAGTTCAAACTGGCGATTTAGCAACTATCGACTGGGCAAACGGACCGTACTTTATTAAAACAGAAACTGACCCTGAAGGAGGAGCCAACTATACCATAACCGGAACAAGCGAACTGCTGAGCGTGCCCTTTGCTTTGCATGCCAACGAAACTGACCCAAGAGTTCCGCAAGGCACAAGCCCCGGCGAAATGCAATACTGGAATGGCACAGAATGGGTAATAGTTGCAGCAGGTAATGAAGGCGATATTTTAACCTTCGTTGGCGGTGCGCCTGCATGGGAAGGACAACAAACTGTGGGCGAAGTAGAAAATCCAGCTACCGGCAAAATATGGATGGACAGAAATGTGGGAGCTTCGCAAGTGGCAACCTCTCCTACCGATGCAGCTTCCTATGGCGGAATGTACCAATGGGGTAGGTTGACCGACGGGCACGAAATACCGACATCTGCCACAACTACTATTCTTAGTACAACTGATGTACCTGGACATGGCGATTTTATAATCGTCGATAATTCTCCTAATGATTGGCGTACTCCTCAGAACGATAATTTATGGCAGGGCGTAGATGGAATCAACAACCCATGCCCAAGTGGTTTTCGTCTGCCTACTGATGCTGAATGGGATGCCGAACGTCTAAGTTGGAGCAGCAACGATGCTGCGGGTGCTTTTGCCTCACCACTTAAATTGCCCCTTCCGGGCAACCGCGACGGCAAGAATGGCGTAATTGGCTCAGCCGGCAGTTGGGGCACTTGTTATTCCAGTACTATTGATGGCATTTATGTGTATTCCCTGTACTTCTATAGCGGCGGTGCAGGCAGGGACAAGGGTGTCCGAAGACATGGATACTCTGTTCGCTGCATTAAGGATTAAATGTGTTAAAAGTAGAAAGTTTGTAAAGTGAGTCCTTTATGAACTTTCTACTTTTTTTTAAACGATATAGAATTTCCTATTTTATGAATTTCAAAAGGTTTCCTTCACTTTTAATTATTTGTTTTTTATCGTTTCATGTTTTAGCTCAGTATAACATCAACGGTAGTTTTCCCCCTTTGGCAGGACAACAAGTTAAATTGGTAGGCTTTCAGGATTTTGGCATTTATACCATTGATAGCACCATAGTATCTAAACAAGGCAATTTCAAAATGAGTTATTCCGACAAAGACCAAGGCATGGGCTATTTGTCAGCAGCAGATAATGAAGCCTATTTTGTGGTGCTCGCGAATGAAAATATCCAGTTAAAGGGCCAAGTTTTTAGCCTACCGGAAACTATCACAACCCTATCGGGAAATGAAAATAAATTGTTTACACAATATGCTTTAGAACATCCGCGCAGAGAACAAGCCCTGAGTGCATGGGATTATTTGACTAAAATTTATACGCTCGATACGCTATTTGCTGTTCAGCCAGTCCCTAAACAAGCCATAGCCACCGAGAAACAACGCATTAAAGCAGAGGATAGCCTTTTTTTGGCTACCTTACCCAAATATTCTTATGTAAGTTATTATTTACCGCTTCGCAAACTGGTAAGTTCGGTTTCTACCATTGCCCAATACCGCACCGAAGAAATTCCGTCTGCCATCGCTACATTCCGCAATATGGACTATACCGACCCGCGTCTTTATAAAAGTGGTTTGTTGAAAGAAACCATCGAGAGTCATTTTTGGTTAATAGAAAATAGCGGTCGTTCATTAGATTCGGTGTTTTCCGAGATGAATATCTCCATCGACTTTATGCTAGGAAACCTTGCAGGTGATCCGAAAAAACTGAACGAAATAACCGATTTCCTTTTTAAATTATTGGAACGTCGCAGTTTATTTAAACCCGCTGAATATTTAGCTTTGAAAGTTCTGAATGAAGTTAGCTGCACCATCAACGACGACCTTATTGCGAAATTGGAAAGCTATCGTGCTATGAAAATAGGGAATATAGCTCCCGACTTTGATTTCGAAGACGATTGTTTTGCACCGGGCTACGATGTTGCCGATTCTCCCAAAAAACTGTCGGACATAAAGTGCAAATATACCGTTGTAATATTTGCTGCAAGTTGGTGCCCGCAATGCCCCGAAGAACTTTCACAAATTGGCCGTTTGTACCAAAAGTGGAAAACGAATGACGTAGAAGTGGTTCATGTTTCTTTGGATGATGATGAGCAAATTTTCAGAAATTTCACCAGCATCTTTCCTTTTATCAGTGTATGCGACTATCAGAAATGGGACAGCCCGGTGGCAAATGCATACCACGTTTTTGCCACACCTACCATTTATTTATTAAATGATAAGCAAGAGATTTTGCTAAAGCCCACCTCTGTGAGGCAATTAGATTCTTGGGTAGATTGGTATCTTGTGCAAGGCAACAAATAAAAAGGCTTGTAGAAAATAGATTAATTTTGAAAAATTAACCGAAACATTTTTTTCAGGATGACATCCAAATTTACAAGACATTATCTCCCTGAACTATTTGCACTGAATTTCAGACGCTCGAAACCAAGCGTAGTAACCGTAAACCTCACCAGCCGCTGCAACCAGAGGTGTATTTATTGCGAAATTGGTAAAAACATACCAAGCTCCTCAAAAGAGGAATTGACCAAAGAAGACTTGTTTTGGATCATTGATGAAATGGCCGCAAACAAAATTCGCAGAATGGCTTTGTGCGGCGGCGAACCTTTTTTGTTTGATGGCCTCATGGACGTTGTGGCATATGCCGGAAAAAACAAGATCCGCTGCGCCATTACAACAAACGGCATGACCGCCTACAAACTCAGCAAAGAAGAGCTAATCCTGCTCAAAAAACACAAGACCGAAATCAATATTTCCATCGATTCCTTTCGCGATAGCATCCAGTCGTTTACACGCGGCACTCCGGCTGCCCTCGCCAATGCGCTGAAATCGATAAAGCATTTGAGCGATAACAATATTCAACCTACACTACTCGCAGCCATCTCAAAATATAACTATCACGATTTATCGGAGTTCTTTGCCCAGGCATGGGAAAAAGGTATTAAACAAGTTTTGTTTCAACCCATCATTTATTACTCAAATTACCCCGACAGGCCTGCCATTGATGAAAAATCACTACTAAATGTAGGTGTCGAAAATATTGATGCCCTTTTGGTTGAATTAAGAAAGATTTTGCATTTTGAACGAAAACATCAAATAAAAACAAACGTATATCGAATTTTACCCTGGATTGAATATTACCTGAAAACAGCAGCAGGCCAGGGTAGTAAATGGTTTTTTGATGGTGTGCTTGACACATTTTATTGCAGGGAAATTTACGCTATCATCGATATTACCTACGATGGTGGAATACAACCCTGCGGCCTGGCTCTGGCCTCAATAAACATACACCAAAACCGGCAGTCCGGATTATTGGTTCTTTGGTCGGCAGCAACACAAGAAATTAAAGAGGATTTAGAAAACCAAAGATATCGTGAATATTGTAATGGATGCTGTCATCACTTTAGCCGGAATATGCTGGCCTCGATTATGAAACATCCCATAAAAAACAGGCTTGCATTGTACCGCATATTTCCATTGATATTCTGGCGGACATTTTGGGGCGTTTCGAAAAATTTTAAAAAGGCATAGTATGAAAATAATACTGGTAACCGGGGGAAACAGAGGAATAGGTTTTGAAATTTGCAGACAACTGGATAAACTTGGGTACCAGGTAATACTTGGGTCGAGAGACCTGGAAAAAGGAGTAGCCGCGGCGGCCTTGCTAAGTAAAAATGTCTTTGTACATCAACTTGATGTTACCAGCGAAGAAAGCATCCAGAGCCTATTTGGATTTGTTAAAACCGATTTTGGAAAGATTGATGTGCTAATAAATAATGCAGGAATTGGATCGGATGAGCAGGAGAAAAAACATACCATGGCAAGTGGAGTGAAAAATGTTTTGAAAACAAATTTGCCTGGTGTTTGGAAAATAGCTAAGACGGCTGTTCCCGTGTTGCGAAAAGCCGGTGTCATCGCACAAAAAGAAGGAGCCAAAGACGTTTCATTACAAAATGTAAAATGTTTGATGGATACTAATTTTTTCGGGCCCTGGCGTATGATACAGGTTTTTGTTCCGCTCCTCCAAAAAAGCGAAAACGGCAGGATAATCAATATTAGCAGTGGAAGGGGCGAATTGCAAAGCCTGACCGGAGAATATCCCGCTTACAGTATTTCAAAGGCATCGCTGAATGCAATAACTATTATGTTTTCGAACGAGCTGAAAGGAAAAGGAATAAGCGTAAATGCGATGTGTCCGGGTTGGGTAAAAACGGATATGGGTGGCACAGATGCACTGCGTAATGTTGGTCAGGGTGCCGACACAGCCGTTTGGCTTGCCACTGAAAAAGAAATTACTACAGGTAGATTTTTTAGGGATCGGCAGGAGATTGATTGGTAATGGCACTTTAAAAATCGGCTCTTTTACAAAAAAAGGCAATAAGGTTTAAGTTCGTGAGGGGTAAATATTTCTATTAAGATTGGGTACAGAAGAATTAGGTTTGCGATTTTCTTCGATGACTGCTTTACGGATTTGAAAAAATGATTTTTTCTAATAAACCAAGGAAAGGAAAATCAGTTTTCATCTTTTGCCAAAACCTTATCAATATTTTTAACCTTAGTAGAAAAAAGCTTGCCTAATGTATTCAACCTTATTAGCTTATCATTTCATAACATATGTGTTTTTGTACCTAGCAGAGTATCGGGCGAAGCGAGGGTGGGTAAAAGTTTCTCATAGAATTTAATCATCTGCTTTGCACAGTTCAAATAGTGGTACTCTGAAAAAGCCCGGTCATGTGCAGTCTCACCAACTTTTTGGCAAAATGAACGGGATGCAACACACTTCTTAATTTGGTGAACGAACTCTTCGGGGGTATCCGCAACCAGCACATCTTTGCCATCCATATATTTCATGCCTTGCAAGCCCACGGTGGTTGAAATAATACATTTTCTGAGTGCCATTCCCTCGATAATCTTGGCTCTGATTCCGCTTCCGCTCAATAAAGGAACAATCATTATTGCCTTATCTTGCTGATATTTTAAGGCATCAGGCACAGTGCCTTCAACAATCAGATTCAGGCGTTTCATCTTTAAAAAACTATCAGGCATTTTCTTGCCGGCCATATATACTTTCAAATCAGGCAAGGCATTTTCGAGCAGCGGCAAAACCTCGGACACAAACCAATGCATTGCTTCTGTATTGGGTCGCCAATCCATCGAGCCGAGATGGTACACCACCGGGAAGTTCTCGTATTGTTTTTCAAAATCATACTCTTTTAATGTATTAAAAATAAACCCGACAGGAATATTAACAACAGGAATACCTTTGGCAAAAGATTCAAAAATTTGTGCGTCGATTGGCGATATGGCAATGATACCATCGACTTTCGAAACTATCTGCTGTTCAAATATTTTGAGACGCGATGCAGCTATTCGCAAAAACATTTTTCGTATGGGATGTCTCAGGTTTTTCAATAATCTCTCCCAAATAACAAACTCAACATTTTGAGGCCGCAATACAATTTTAGCTTTCGTGTGCCGGCGGATGGTTTCGATGTAAAGACACAGGTAAAGATGCTCAAGCTGAATAATATCGAATGTGTTTTTGTTTAAGATATCAATAAGCACTTTTTCAAATAATTTAGATTGGAAACGCTGGATAAAATAGGATTTCCTACCAAACAAATTCTTAATGGCATCTGGTATTTTTATTCTGTTATCCACTGGTACGGCCACAAATTTTGTTTGGCTACGGAATGAAGGCGGGATCGTTTCGATGTCAATTTTATCGCGCAAAGGATTCATGGCCAAAACATTCACATCAGCCCCGGCCTCCAGCAAGCCAATTGCGGCATTGTAGATAGCAAGCGACCCGCCATCCTGAACCGGATAAGGAATTTTATGACAAACCTGTAATATTTTCAAAGCCTTGGTTTTTGAAATTCGATGATTGCCTGAGTGATATATTTTATTTCATTAACCGAAATATCATGAAAAAGTGGAAGGCATAAAATGCGGTCAGCATTGAAACGGGCTGTTGGCAAAGCGCCTGTTTTGTAAATTTTAAACTCACGATAATCTGTAATGAGTGGATAAAAATAGGTGCGGGGAAATATATTCTTACTTTCCAAATAATGCAATAATTCATCCCGGCCGGCACCAAATTTTTCGGGATGCACGATTACCGGGAAATAGCCATAATTATAGCTCACCGATTTTTTATTATCAAAAAGGCTGAGCCCCTCTACGTTTTTCAAATGTTCACGATATAGCAGCACAGCAGCTTTGCGCAAACCAATGACCTGTTTCATGTGTTTCAGTTGTGCCAGCCCAATGACTGCCTGTATCTCATTCATCTTCGCATTCAGGCCATAGCCCACAAGTTGATTGTCGGAGCCGATCCCGCTATTTTTCAGCGCATCAATATGTTTTTTTGTGGCCTCGTCATGACTGATGATTGCGCCTCCTTCGATGCTATTCATCACTTTGGTGGCATGAAAACTTAAAATGGATAAATCACCAAAATTAAGAACAGAATTATCATTTATATTCACGCCAAAACAATGCGCTGCATCGTACACCACCTTCAGGCAATGCTTCTGTGCAATCTTATCGATGGCCTCTACATCGCAGGGATTCCCAAATACATGCACCGGAAGTATGGCCGAAGTGTCGGGAGTAATGGCGTGTTCAATTTTACTAATATCCATATTGAGATCGCAGCTACTAATATCTACGAAAACCGGTTTCAGATTGTTCCAGTAAATACTCTGCGCTGTAGATATCCAGGAAAACGGGGTGGTAATTACTTCTCCGCTCAACTCTAGCGCCTTCAGAGCCAAAAGCAAAGCCATCGTACCATTCGAAACTAAGCTGATGTACTTTACCCCAAGATACGCGCAAAGTGCCTGTTCAAAAGCAGCATGGAAAACCCCGTCATTTGTTAGCTGCCGCGATTCCCAGATCTCTTCCAAATAGGGGCGAACTTCATCGAAGGGAGGCAAAAACGGCTTCGTTATAAAAATCTTCTTATTGTTGCTGGTATCGTCCATTATCGTAAAGATCGTATATAATATTTGTTTAAAGGTAACTGTTTAGGTGGTTTTTTAAATTTACATTTAGTGCCTGGTTCTATGAATTTAGGATTACCCATCGCGCATCCCCTGCCCCCTAAAGGGGGGAATTGCCAACGCACAAGCGAAAGTGTGTGGGAGGCTTCCCCTTTAGGGGATTGAGGGGTAGCGCGGGCATTTTGGAAATAAAGATTCATATGTTGAATTTATGTTTTCAAAGATAGCAGCTAAATAGTTACGTTTTAAGAATCATCTTATTTTCGGCATCAAACCTGGATGCTTTGTCTTTGCGGGCAAAAAGATGCAACCAATTTTTTCGGCTCACTAAAATATCAACAAAAGCCACCAGATAATAGAGATTAATCCTGACAAGATTAACCAGTCCGGATTGAAATTTTGTAATCATTTGCAAAATTGCCAGGATTAAAAACAACGACCCGGTACCAAACAGAATAAGAAACGCAAGGCCTTGTGGGATAAGAATTCCGCAAGCAATATAGCTTAGAAATAATAGCACAGGAATAAAGATGCGCAGGTATTTGTGCCAGAGCAGCATGGTGATTTGTAATTTGCTCAAATTAAAAATAATGCCTCTTTGGAAGAGCAACTGAAGGAGCCCTGTTAAATATCTTTTAGCCCTTTGGTAATTGTATAGCTCAGCAAAATTATCATCGATGATGGCGCAATGCTTAATCATAACTATCTGCTTTGATTTTAATATGTGCAGGCTCAGGTATAAATCGTCAAGGATAATATGATTGGGGATTGGCGCGAAATATTGTTTTTTGATAGCATACAAAGGTCCGTAAACTCCCATGGTACTGCCGAGCTTGCTTTCGCACGTTTTTATAAAGTTTTCGTGCCGGCGGACAATCGAATCGCAATTGTCTTTGTCGATAGGCGACAAGCACCCCGACACGGCCCCGACGGTTTTGTTTTTTAATGGCTCAACGATGCGTTGAAGGCTGTTTGGACAAAGTTGTTGACGTTGATCGCAAAAGATAATAATTTCGAGTCGCGCCTCCAAAACACCGCGATTCATCGAATCGGCAATGCCTTTGCGTTTGGTTTTTCTGATAATTCTAACGCCCGGCTGATGGAGATATTGATCGAGTATTTGTTGCGTGGAATCCCTGCTGCTATCATCAATAATGATCATTTCGTGGTTTTCGAATACAGCAAGTTCATTAATAAGGAAATCAATTTTATTTTTCAGAAATGCTTCTGCATTGTAGGTGAGCAAAATTAGAGAAATGCCATCGATTTGTTCGGTTTCTTTTGGTGGGGTTGCCCTCGCAGAAAATGCCAGGCACAACCCTAATGGGTATATTAAATAGAGTACAATAAAAATAGCGGTTATCCAGAGTATCGTTAGCATCAGGGTACTTTCTAAAAATTGTTCTTTTTCACAAATTTCATTCGGTAAACAGACTTCATAAGCATATACAATCTTTCTCCCATTTCATCGGGCAACAGATTTTGCATTTTTCTTGACGTTTCTTTGGCCACGTCAAACCACCAGTTTTTCTTGTCCTGATTGCTGTAAAAGCCCGCTTTCTTAGCCAACTTGATAGCCTTGAGCCTGTCGGCGTAAGAGAACTCTGGCGTTTCGAAAACAATGCGCGGGTTTATCGAATGAAAGTCGTGGATGATATCCGTAAAAAAATGGCCATGTTCCTTCACATAGTCCCATTGCGGGGTTCCCTTAAACGGGAGTACTGAATAAAAATTCACAAAATCGCATCCCGAATCTTTCGCATAGTTTATTGATTCTGTAACGGTTTCGAGGGTGTCGTCCGGACTTCCAATAACGAATTGCCCTAACACTTCTATGCCGGCATTTTTAAAAATCTTAATCCCCTCACTAATTTGTTCTATCGTTGACTTTTTATTGATTTTTTTCAATATCTCATTGTTTGCCGATTCTATTCCAATAGCCACATTGTAGCACCCTGCCTTCTTCATTTTGTCGGCAAGGGGCTGGGTAATGATGTCGGCCCGGATGGATGCCGACCACAATATCCGGGTCTTATTTTCTAAAAGCAAATCGCAAAAATCTTCGACTCTTTGCAAATCAATATTGAAACTATTATCACCAAATACGAATATCTTTTTCCCGTAATTTTTTATCAATAGCTCAATTTCTTCCATAATATTTGCTGCACTGCGTTTTCGCCAGTTGTCGCCCCAGATGGAAGATGAATTGCAAAAAGCGCAGGCATACGGGCAGCCTCTGCTCGACACAATCCGGTGAAGGGGATACTTGTGCATAGGATAAATATCATAAGCCGGCAGGGGTATCGAATCGATGTCTTTGATTTGCGCTCTCGGTTTGTTTGTAATTATTTCGCCGGCGGCACTTTTATACATCAGTCCATCAATAGCTTCAATTTTACCCTTTCCCTTCAAATGGTTTATCAATGTCGAAAAGGTGATTTCGCCTTCACCGTAAACAACATAATCTGCAGGTGTTTCCGCGAAAACATCCTGCATAATGGTGGTTACATAAGGCCCTCCCAGACAAATTGGTGTGGTGGGATGTTGCTTCCTGATACGGCGAAAGAGGGATTTTACCTCAAAATAAACCGGGCAAAATACCGTCATGCCGATCAAATCGAAGTGGGTGTTGAAGAAGGCGTTGGTTTCTTTGCTTGAAGCTACGCGGGTATCGAGGTAGGTAAATTCCAAATCATCGTGATGCATGCGGGCATACGCCACAAGATATCCCAACCCAAGATGCATGGTCTTGTACCTTCTGTCCTTGTTCGGAAAAATCAATCCTATTTTCATGTTTGTTTTACTGTTGTCCGACTAAATTTTTGAAGAGATGCTCATGATAGATCTTACTACTATCCGACATGAATTAAAACGGCACAAATTAAACGCTATTTTTAACATTTCAAAGATACAATAACAATTCAAAATGGGCGCCTTCGCCACGCTATTTTAACCTGAAAGCACCTTGCTTTTCTATTGGGCCAAAGATAAATCCTTCCTAAAGGCCGGGTTTACTTGTAGAACTTTCTCCGCACCCGCCTTTTATTTCTGATTTTTAGGAAACCGGCGTGGCGCCTTAAACAGTTGATAGCAGGTGGATCGCGGTGTTTCTGGCTGTCGGCGTGCTTCTTGGCATGTTCTTTTCTCTTAGCTTTCTTTTCATTTTTATAAAAATAAACATTACAACATGAACCATTTCACATTGGACGATTTCAGGAAATTAGCACAAAAGCATCAACCCCATTGCGTAAGCATCTTTATCCCTACACACCGTGTGGGGCAGCAGGTAAAACAGGGCCACGACCAGTTGGTGTTGAAAAATAAGCTCAAAGCAGCCCGTCAGCAACTTGCCGAATACAAGCTGAGCGATCGTGAGATTGATGCGTTGCTGAAGCCGGCCGATGCACTGCTTTCCAACGGCAGCTTCTGGAGCAATCGTTCCGATGGGCTGGCTCTGTTTATCTCGCCCGGTGAGTTTCTCTTTTATTCGCTGCCGGTTTCTTTTGATGCTTTCTTGTTTGTCGACACACATTATTATTTGATGCCGCTCATCCCTTATCTGAACCATGAAGGACATTTTTATCTTTTGGCGCTCAGCCTCAATAAGGTGAAACTTTACGAGGGAACACCACACCATCTGGATGAGATCGAAGAAGCTGTACATCATTTACCCTCAGGTATGGACGAGGTTCTGGGTGACGATAGCCCCCAACGCAACCTGCAGTTTCGTTCGCAGCAAGGTGGTGGCGAGCACGCCATGTACCATGGTCATGGCGCTGGCAAAGAAGATGCTAAAGCGGAGGCTATGAAATATTTTAGAGCTGTAAATGATGGCTTGATGAAGATGTTGCGTGATGAGAAGGTGCCGTTGGTAATTGCTGCCGTAGAGTACCTGATTCCCATTTATGCAGAGGCCAACGGCTATAAATATTTATGGGAAAAATCCGTCACTGGAAATCCCGAACACGAAGACCTGACGACATTGCACCGCAAGGCGTGGGAGTTGCTGGCGAATCATTTCGATAGCGAGCGCTCCGAAAAATCAGGTTTGTTTGAAGAAGTGCTGGCCAATAAGCGCGCCGCCTACAAAATGGAGGAGGTCGTTCGTGCCGCCATCAACAAGCGTGTGGATACACTTTTTGTGAGCAAAGGCGAAGAAGTGTGGGGTACCTTCGACCGGAAGGAAAACGAAATACGGATAGAAAGCAAAAAAGAAGAGCACAATACCGGCCTGCTCAATCTGGCGGCAACATACACGCTGCTCAATGGTGGCCGTGTGTTTATGATGCCGCCCGATAAGATGCCCGAGAGTACCTCGAAACTTAACGCGCTGCTTCGCTACTAAAATGAGCAGTTTGATAAGGAAATAATTATTTAAAAACAGGAGGAGGTAGTTAATGGAAAAACATAAAAACCACAATAGTTACTTAAAATTTTTTGCCATGATCGGCACATCCATGCTGGTGATGTTCTTTTTGATGTACCTGAATTCTTACCAGATTATCGATCATTTTTGGTTTAGCGAAACCCGCATGTACATGACGCTCATCATGGGCGGAGCTATGATTATTATTATGCTGCTCTATATGCTCAAAATGTACTCCGATAAAAAGACCAACGTTGCTATCATTTTCGGTGGCTTTATTCTGATTGTTGCCTCGGTAATTTTGGTCAGAAGCCAAGTTACGGTGGACGATGTAGATTATATGGAGGGTATGATACCGCACCATTCTATCGCTATTCTTACAAGTGAGCGGGCACTCATCGAAGATGCACGCGTGAGAGAACTTGCCGATGGGATTAAGGACGCTCAACTCAAAGAAATCAAAGAGATGGAATGGTTGATCAATGACATCAGAGAAAATGGTTTGGCAAAAACAGCTGCAGAAGCAGAAACGCGTCCGGTGCCCAAATTCGCTCCTACCCCGGAGTAGGTGAATTTTAGAATATAGCGGAAGCGAAATTTGGACATTGCTGCCAGTTCAACTTATGATGAACTTATCAAACTTTTGCCTGTTTAATATTTCTCAGATAACAGTTTAAATCTTGAAAATATTCGGACATATCATTTTATCGCTCCTATTGTTGATTCTAACAACAGGGATGGCTGTGTCCGAGCATTATTGCCGCGAAAACCTGGTTTCCGTTTCAGTGTTTGCTGAAGCCGATTCGTGCTGCGACATGGGAAACTGCTGCCACAACGAAACGCGGGTTTATCAGCTCAAAGTTGATTTTTCAGCCCCTGCAGTTTCCGTCACCCCTGATTTAGTAATGCGTCAAATTTTAGGACATACACTGTTTGCTGTCGAAGTACCCGGTTTGCCCGAAGCTATGCTC
Protein-coding regions in this window:
- a CDS encoding TlpA disulfide reductase family protein, yielding MNFKRFPSLLIICFLSFHVLAQYNINGSFPPLAGQQVKLVGFQDFGIYTIDSTIVSKQGNFKMSYSDKDQGMGYLSAADNEAYFVVLANENIQLKGQVFSLPETITTLSGNENKLFTQYALEHPRREQALSAWDYLTKIYTLDTLFAVQPVPKQAIATEKQRIKAEDSLFLATLPKYSYVSYYLPLRKLVSSVSTIAQYRTEEIPSAIATFRNMDYTDPRLYKSGLLKETIESHFWLIENSGRSLDSVFSEMNISIDFMLGNLAGDPKKLNEITDFLFKLLERRSLFKPAEYLALKVLNEVSCTINDDLIAKLESYRAMKIGNIAPDFDFEDDCFAPGYDVADSPKKLSDIKCKYTVVIFAASWCPQCPEELSQIGRLYQKWKTNDVEVVHVSLDDDEQIFRNFTSIFPFISVCDYQKWDSPVANAYHVFATPTIYLLNDKQEILLKPTSVRQLDSWVDWYLVQGNK
- a CDS encoding radical SAM protein, which produces MTSKFTRHYLPELFALNFRRSKPSVVTVNLTSRCNQRCIYCEIGKNIPSSSKEELTKEDLFWIIDEMAANKIRRMALCGGEPFLFDGLMDVVAYAGKNKIRCAITTNGMTAYKLSKEELILLKKHKTEINISIDSFRDSIQSFTRGTPAALANALKSIKHLSDNNIQPTLLAAISKYNYHDLSEFFAQAWEKGIKQVLFQPIIYYSNYPDRPAIDEKSLLNVGVENIDALLVELRKILHFERKHQIKTNVYRILPWIEYYLKTAAGQGSKWFFDGVLDTFYCREIYAIIDITYDGGIQPCGLALASINIHQNRQSGLLVLWSAATQEIKEDLENQRYREYCNGCCHHFSRNMLASIMKHPIKNRLALYRIFPLIFWRTFWGVSKNFKKA
- a CDS encoding SDR family oxidoreductase; its protein translation is MKIILVTGGNRGIGFEICRQLDKLGYQVILGSRDLEKGVAAAALLSKNVFVHQLDVTSEESIQSLFGFVKTDFGKIDVLINNAGIGSDEQEKKHTMASGVKNVLKTNLPGVWKIAKTAVPVLRKAGVIAQKEGAKDVSLQNVKCLMDTNFFGPWRMIQVFVPLLQKSENGRIINISSGRGELQSLTGEYPAYSISKASLNAITIMFSNELKGKGISVNAMCPGWVKTDMGGTDALRNVGQGADTAVWLATEKEITTGRFFRDRQEIDW
- a CDS encoding glycosyltransferase; its protein translation is MKILQVCHKIPYPVQDGGSLAIYNAAIGLLEAGADVNVLAMNPLRDKIDIETIPPSFRSQTKFVAVPVDNRIKIPDAIKNLFGRKSYFIQRFQSKLFEKVLIDILNKNTFDIIQLEHLYLCLYIETIRRHTKAKIVLRPQNVEFVIWERLLKNLRHPIRKMFLRIAASRLKIFEQQIVSKVDGIIAISPIDAQIFESFAKGIPVVNIPVGFIFNTLKEYDFEKQYENFPVVYHLGSMDWRPNTEAMHWFVSEVLPLLENALPDLKVYMAGKKMPDSFLKMKRLNLIVEGTVPDALKYQQDKAIMIVPLLSGSGIRAKIIEGMALRKCIISTTVGLQGMKYMDGKDVLVADTPEEFVHQIKKCVASRSFCQKVGETAHDRAFSEYHYLNCAKQMIKFYEKLLPTLASPDTLLGTKTHML
- a CDS encoding DegT/DnrJ/EryC1/StrS family aminotransferase, which gives rise to MDDTSNNKKIFITKPFLPPFDEVRPYLEEIWESRQLTNDGVFHAAFEQALCAYLGVKYISLVSNGTMALLLALKALELSGEVITTPFSWISTAQSIYWNNLKPVFVDISSCDLNMDISKIEHAITPDTSAILPVHVFGNPCDVEAIDKIAQKHCLKVVYDAAHCFGVNINDNSVLNFGDLSILSFHATKVMNSIEGGAIISHDEATKKHIDALKNSGIGSDNQLVGYGLNAKMNEIQAVIGLAQLKHMKQVIGLRKAAVLLYREHLKNVEGLSLFDNKKSVSYNYGYFPVIVHPEKFGAGRDELLHYLESKNIFPRTYFYPLITDYREFKIYKTGALPTARFNADRILCLPLFHDISVNEIKYITQAIIEFQKPRL
- a CDS encoding glycosyltransferase, with product MLTILWITAIFIVLYLIYPLGLCLAFSARATPPKETEQIDGISLILLTYNAEAFLKNKIDFLINELAVFENHEMIIIDDSSRDSTQQILDQYLHQPGVRIIRKTKRKGIADSMNRGVLEARLEIIIFCDQRQQLCPNSLQRIVEPLKNKTVGAVSGCLSPIDKDNCDSIVRRHENFIKTCESKLGSTMGVYGPLYAIKKQYFAPIPNHIILDDLYLSLHILKSKQIVMIKHCAIIDDNFAELYNYQRAKRYLTGLLQLLFQRGIIFNLSKLQITMLLWHKYLRIFIPVLLFLSYIACGILIPQGLAFLILFGTGSLFLILAILQMITKFQSGLVNLVRINLYYLVAFVDILVSRKNWLHLFARKDKASRFDAENKMILKT
- a CDS encoding radical SAM protein, which codes for MKIGLIFPNKDRRYKTMHLGLGYLVAYARMHHDDLEFTYLDTRVASSKETNAFFNTHFDLIGMTVFCPVYFEVKSLFRRIRKQHPTTPICLGGPYVTTIMQDVFAETPADYVVYGEGEITFSTLINHLKGKGKIEAIDGLMYKSAAGEIITNKPRAQIKDIDSIPLPAYDIYPMHKYPLHRIVSSRGCPYACAFCNSSSIWGDNWRKRSAANIMEEIELLIKNYGKKIFVFGDNSFNIDLQRVEDFCDLLLENKTRILWSASIRADIITQPLADKMKKAGCYNVAIGIESANNEILKKINKKSTIEQISEGIKIFKNAGIEVLGQFVIGSPDDTLETVTESINYAKDSGCDFVNFYSVLPFKGTPQWDYVKEHGHFFTDIIHDFHSINPRIVFETPEFSYADRLKAIKLAKKAGFYSNQDKKNWWFDVAKETSRKMQNLLPDEMGERLYMLMKSVYRMKFVKKNNF
- a CDS encoding DUF305 domain-containing protein — translated: MIGTSMLVMFFLMYLNSYQIIDHFWFSETRMYMTLIMGGAMIIIMLLYMLKMYSDKKTNVAIIFGGFILIVASVILVRSQVTVDDVDYMEGMIPHHSIAILTSERALIEDARVRELADGIKDAQLKEIKEMEWLINDIRENGLAKTAAEAETRPVPKFAPTPE